Part of the Gilliamella sp. wkB7 genome is shown below.
TCTTCTCAATTTCATCTAAGTTTTCACAGGTTTGATAACCGATGATACCTAAGGAATGATTTATCATAAGTTTGTCAATTTGCTTACTTAAGTTATCGAGTTTACCTTTAGTCAACTCATAATCATTACCTGCAAACTCAACAATATTGATACCTTGCATATCATGCCCGATAACATCGGTAATTAACTCTTTAATTGATTGCCAGATAATATCTTCTTTAGCGAGTCCTAAAACTTTTGAATCCACTGTTTCAACAGACAATGCTTCAGCATTTACTAAAAAGGCGGCATTACTTAATGCGGATTGAAAAGAATCGTATTTAATATTCATTAAAAAACGATATTTTGGTTTGGGGATGATATTTAATTTAGCTTCGGTAATAAAGGCTAATGAACCCTCACTACCGGTAAGAATGCGCGTTAAGTCAAATTCGGTTAAATTATCATTGAAGACATTTTTCAGATCATAACCTGTTAAAAAGCGATTTAATTTTGGGAATTTATTTAAAATAAGTTGGCGATGATTTTTGCAATATTCATAAACCGTGCGGTAAATCGTTGAATCATTAGTCAGATTCTCAACTTCTGCAATACTTTTTTTGTTTGTTTCAAGAATCTCACCATTAACTAATACAGCTTTAACGCTTAAAACATGATTGGATGTTTTTCCATAAACCATCGAGCCTTGTCCTGAGGCATCGGTATTTATCATTCCACCAATCGTAGCTCGATTACTGGTAGATAATTCGGGTGCAAAAAAGTAATCGTACTGTTTTAAATATTCATTAAGTTGATCTTTAATCACCCCTGCTTCAACTTTTACCCAACCCTCATCAATATTGACCTCTAAAATTCGATTCATATAACGAGAAAGATCAACCACGATGCCCTTATTTAAAGATTGCCCATTTGTTCCGGTACCACCCCCTCGTGGTGTAAACTTTAAAGTTTGAAAGGTGTCTTGATTGGCTAAATGCGTTATTAATTGAACATCCTCAGTTGAACGAGGAAACAATATCGCTTGCGGCATTAACTGATAAATACTGTTATCCGTTGCCATAGTCAAACACGAAGCATAATCGCTTGCTATATCACCGGTAAAGCCAGATTCTTTGAGAGCAATTAAATATGTTTTTGTAACCTCATCAAGTTGAGGTGAGTTTGATAGTCTAGGGATCATAATGAATCTAGTTAGTAATAAATCTTATACTTAGTGTAATCCAAGTATTAAGCGCGGTCAAAGTTTATTCGATTAATATTCAATGGGTTGTCATTTTATTTTGCTTTTAAAATATATCTCAATTTAAGGTTGGATAGTGATAGATCCAAGTAATATCAGGATGATTAGCAAAAGCACTCGGGAATAGATAATCACCGCTAAAGAAAGGGAATTGAGTATGCTGCCATTGAAGAGAAAAGTCTGGCTGGTACTTTATAATCGCGTCATAAAGCAATGTTGTACAATATAAATGAGGTTCCTCGCGAGAAGCTAAAACAAAAGCTTGTCCTTGTTTAGTTAAAAGCTCATTAGCGATTTGTTGGTTTTGAATTTCAGATAAAAAATTGGGTCTTGCTATCGCATATTTTTCAGCGAGTTCTGGTGTGATAAATTCATCAAAACTTGAAATAATGACTTGATTAGGATAATTTTCATCATCACTAGTAGTGGCATGAATAATTTTGATATCTGGGTTGATTGATACCACCATCCCAATATGGGAAAATTTACCTCCACTAAATTGATGAGCAATTAGACTATCTACTTGTACGCCTTTTCTAAAAATCCAATCTCCGACTTTGATGTTATAAGATAAATTATCATGTTGATGCGTAAATTGCTCCCTTTCATCAGCCCAAACTAAATTGAGTAATAGAACAAAAATAATAGGAATAAAACGATAAACTTTCATTAAAGTAATTTCCAAAATATAAAAGGGCAAAACTATTTTGCCCTTTTATTATCAATTATATCAATCAATATATACTATCTATTTAAATTTTAAATGCTACTAGCCATTTACCATTAACTTTTATAACAGTTGTTGCACCATGTACTTCATCTTTAGTACCATCTTTGAAATAAGTAGTAGCTAGAACTTTTGCTTGTGTTTTTTCTTCATTGGTATAGTTAACAAGAGTACATTCAATTTTATCAACCCCACCATGCTTTTTGCCAAGCTCAGCAGCTTGATCGACAGCTATTTTCATTTTGCTTTTTACCATACCTTCCATTAACATCATATCAGAAGAATCCTTCTCTTCAGGAAAGTAAAGCAAACTAGTAACTTTATCAAGATCGCCTTTATACATAGCAGACATAAATTCTTTGGCAGCGCCTTCCGGTCCATCTTCTTGCGAAGAGCATGCTGTTATCATAAGTGCTAATAAAAAAACACTAAAAAATTTCACTAATAATTTCATTTTTATTTCCAATCGTATTGTTATAAATTCGGTTAATAGCTTACTTTCTCTTAAACAGAGAAATCAAAAGAAAGTGTCAAAATCATACTATGTCTAAAATTATTTGCAAGCTAACTTTAATGAAAATATGATATTATTAAATAAATTTCAAAAGGATATCTTGCCATTGCTGATCTAAACTGGCTTCTATGGTAATTGTTTTATGACTAATTGGATGAGTGATTTGTAACTTACTGGCATGCAACATTAGTCGTTTTATCGAGAAAAATTCGGCAAAAGCACGGTTTTGATGTAAATCGCCATGTTTACTGTCACCTAAAATAGGATGGAAAATGTGTTTCATATGACGGCGTAATTGATGTTTACGGCCAGTTTTAGGTTTTAATTCAACAAAACTGTATCGAGCAGTATCAAATTTACCCACTTTTATTGGAACTTCAATTTTACTAATTCCTCGATAAGCCGTAACTGCTTCTTGAGCGGGTTTATTGGTGTCTGCAAATTTATCCGCAATTTTGTCGAGTTCTTCAACTAATGGATAATCAATAACAGCTTCACCTTCAACATAACCACGCACAATGGCATGATATGTTTTTTCAATTTGCTTTGTTGCAAATTGTTCAGACATTAAACGAGCAATTTCACTTGATAGTGCAAAGAGTAATACCCCAGAAGTAGGCCTATCAAGCCTATGTACAGGAAACACATGTTGACCAATTTGGTCACGCAATGTTTGCATAACCACTACAGTTTCATGCTTATCTAACCAACTGCGATGCACAAGCCAACCACTTGGCTTGTTTATCGCAATTAAGTCATTATCTTGATATAGAATTTCAAACACGGCGTATTAATTATAAAAACAGTTTTTCTAGTTCTGCTGCTATACTCGGACTATTATTATCACCTATGGCATAGCTGGCTTTGGCTTTGACTTCTTCATCGGCATTACCCATCGCAATTCCTAATCCAGCAATAGATAACATACTAATATCGTTATAACTATCACCAAAAGCAACAATTTCGCTTAGATCGATGTTCTCAAGCGCTGCCCAATGACTTAGACCATTACCTTTTGTATTGCCTTTTATGGCAACATCGGCACGATTAGACCAAGACCATTCACATGAAAAACATCCAAGCGCGTCAACTGCCTTTGAAAACTCTTGTAACACTGGAATGTTGTGACTACTGGTTGCAAATTTGTATACGGCTTTAGCTTCTTCAATAACCTTTTCAAAGCTCTCTACTTTGTCGATTTCAGGCTGTAAATAATCTGGTAATGAGTGAACCCATTTAAAAAATCCTTCAAGATGGTCATCAAGCACTTCATATGTCATTACTCTATCGGTATAAATTAAGGTATGTATACCATATTGATGAACTAGGTTAAGTAGCGTTTTAGCCTGCTCTTTGGTCATTGGTTTGGCTGCTAATGATTGTTGTTTTTCAAAATCATATAAATAGGTGCCGTTACAACAGATCGCTGGTGTCGATAATTGAAGTTGATAATAGTAAGGATAAATAACACTATGGTGACGACCAGATACTAGTATAACTTTTACCCCTTTTGAACTGATTTTTTTGATCATTTCGGCCGTTTCAGGTAACACAAGTCGATCAGTTGTTAATAAGGTACCATCCATATCAAACGCAACAGCTTTATACTTCATATATTTCCTCTTTTATCTTTTCTATCGAACCAGCTAAACATTTTATTGATAATTATTTAGGTAACCCATAAGGAACTTTATAGATCACCAATTTAAAATTCAATTTTTTGGCGGCCAACAAATGAGTGCGATAAGGTTGTACCATCAACCATTTCAAGCTCACCACCAACAGGTACGCCGTGGGCGATTCTTGTTGCCACAACGTTAAATTCACCGCACATTTGCGCGATATAATTAGCAGTAGCATCCCCCTCAACAGTTGGATTAGTCGCTAAAATCACTTCATTAATCGCTTCTGATGCTAATTTTTTTTTCAATAAATCCAGACCGATATCACTTGGACCAATGCCATCTAATGGTGATAGGTGACCTAACAAGACAAAATAACGTCCACTATACTGACCTGTTTGCTCAATAGCAACAATATCAGCGGGCGTTTCAACTACGCAAAGTTGTCCACTACTTTGGCGTCGAACATTGGCACAAATTGTACAAGTTTCTTGTTCAGTAAAGGTTCGACACTCATTACAGTGACCAATATTAATCATCGCTTCATGAAGTTCATGAGCTAATTTAATACCACCTTGTCGATTGCGTTGTAATAAATGAAAAGCCATTCTTTGTGCGGATTTGGGACCAACCCCAGGTAAACAACGTAATGCTTCCATGAGAGAGTCTAATAATGGGCTAATTTGCATGAATCTATTTTGTTACCATCTATTTTATTTAGTATTAATGATACCTTGTTTCAAAAATCTATAAAACAAGAAATACGTTATTATTTCAATTTAATTATCTATTGTGATGAAAAACCATTGAGATAAAATGACAAAAATAAAGAAAACGTTACCAAATGCTGATTAACAATAATTTCAATGTTTATTTTTGCCTTTTAAATACAAACTTTTGGGTTCCTCCCCTTTAAAAAGTCGCATAATATTACTACTGTGGCGAATTATAATAACACATGAGAGCATTGTAACGGGTAAGGTCAATTCTGGTTTAAATAGCCAAACATACAACGGGGCAAAAAGAAATCCAACTATTGATGCAACGGATGAATAACCTGTTACTAATAATGCCAATAACCAAGTCAAAATAAAGCAGCCAGTGAAATCTAAACCTATTGGCATCATCATGCCTAATGCTGTTGCGACCCCTTTTCCTCCATGAAAGCCAAAAAAACAAGGGAAAATGTGCCCAAGGCATGCTGCAATGCCCACCATACCAAGGAAAAAAGGTGAAATACCGATCCGATAAGCAATATAAACAGGTATTGTACCTTTTAACATATCAAACACTAGTACAAGCATTGCTGGAAGCTTACCATTGATTCGTAACATATTGGTCGCTCCAGGATTATGTGAACCATACTCCAATGGATTGCGCAAATGCATCATTCGACTGACGATCAAAGCGCCAGAAAGTGAACCAGATAAATAAGCGATGATGATCATCAATAATATTTGTAATGTCAAAATGCTCTCCTTGGTTCACTTTTTAGGTAATAACAATAACGTTGGTTTACATTACTGTTTCTCAAGTAACGGTTTTAAATATTGACCCGTATACGATTTTTTCGATTTTGAGACCTCTTCTGGCGTACCTTCTGCAATGATTTCACCACCACCATTGCCCCCTTCAGGGCCTAAATCGACAATCCAGTCTGCCGTTTTAACCACATCTAAATTATGTTCAATCACTACGATAGTATTACCTTTATCGCGGAGTGAGTGAAGTTGTGCAAGTAATTGTTTTACATCAGCGAAATGTAAACCTGTGGTCGGCTCATCTAAGATATACAAAGTGCTACCAGTATCGCGCTTAGATAGCTCTTTGGCAAGTTTTACTCGCTGAGCTTCACCACCCGATAATGTTGTGGCAGATTGACCAATGGTAATATAAGCCAATCCTACATCAATCAACGTCTGCAATTTGCGGGCAATCATTGGTACAGCATCGAAGAATTCACGACCTTCTTCAACCGTCATATTTAAAATTTCATTAATTGATTTGCCTTTATATTTAATTTCAAGCGTTTCACGATTATAGCGTGCACCATGACACTGATCACAAGGTACATAAATATCTGGTAAAAAGTGCATTTCAACTTTTATTAAACCATCACCTTGACAAGCTTCACAGCGACCACCTTTAACATTAAAACTAAATCGTCCAGGATTGTAACCTCGAGCTCGGGCTTCAGGCACACCAGCATAAAGCTCACGAATAGAAGTAAAAAATCCCGTATAAGTAGCTGGGTTTGAGCGAGGTGTGCGCCCAATAGGACTTTGATCAATCGCAATGACTTTATCAAAATAGTCCAACCCTTCAATAGCTTTATAAGGCGCTATGTCACTTTTTTCTGCACCATTGAGTTCATTTTGTGCCAATGGGTATAGAGTATCATTAATTAATGTCGATTTACCTGATCCTGATACCCCAGTAATACAAGTAAAGAGTCCAACAGGAATATTTAATGTCACATCTTTAAGATTGTTACCAGTTGCACCAATGAGCGATAACATTTTTGTCTTATCGACTTTTGTACGATTAGCAGGGATTTCAATTTTTTGTTTCCCTGACAAATATTGACCCGTTAATGATGTTTTACTAGTCATAATTTGTTTAGGGGTTCCTTGTGCAACGACTTCACCACCATGTACACCTGCACCAGGCCCGATATCGATAACATAATCTGCCGCTAAAATGGCTTCTTCATCGTGTTCAACGACAATAACGGTATTACCTAAATCACGTAAATGCGTTAATGTATCAATAAGTCGGGTATTATCACGTTGATGTAAACCGATAGAAGGTTCATCAAGAACATACATTACTCCAACTAATCCCGCACCGATTTGGCTAGCTAATCGGATACGTTGTGCTTCACCACCTGATAAAGTTTCAGCAGAACGTGAAAGCGTTAAATAATTGAGCCCAACATTGATTAAAAACTGCAAGCGGTCGTTGATCTCTTTTAAGATCTTTTCAGCTATTTGTGCTCGCTGTCCTGTTAATGATAACTTGTCAAAAAAGTCTTTTGCTTGTTGAGTACTTAAATCACTAATAGTTGGCAGATTAGTATCATTAATAAATACATGTCTTGCTGTTGTACATAACCTTGAGCCATGACAACAAGGACAAGGACGATTACTGATATATTTAGCTAACTCTTCACGAATGGTCTGTGATTCAGTTTCTTTGTAACGTCGCGCTAAATTATTAATAATGCCTTCAAATGGATGAACGCGTTTAACAACATCACCACGATCATTTGAATAGGTAAATTGAATTTCGGTTTTACCTGATCCATTTAATAGAATATCTTTCACTTTTTCAGGTAATTTTTCGTATGGTTGATCTATATCGAATTTATAGTGTTCAGCCAGTGATTTTAACATCTGAAAATAGTAAAAATTACGACGATCCCAACCTTTGATCGCACCTGCGGCTAACGAAACTTCAGGCATTTGAACGATGCGTTTGGCGTCAAAATATTGTTGTACACCAAGACCATCACATTCTGGGCAAGCACCCGCTGGATTATTAAATGAGAATAATCTTGGCTCAAGTTCTGAAATACTGTAACCACAAATTGGACAAGCAAAATTAGCCGAAAACAGATGTTCTTCAGCTTGTGGATCATCCAAATTGGCAACTTTTACAATCCCATTAGTAATAGAAAGTACTGTTTCTATTGATTCCGCTAGGCGCAGTTTTAAATCATCACGAATACGAAAACGGTCAACGACCACTTCAATAGTATGCTTTTTTTGCAGTTCAAGTGTCGGCGGATCAGACAGATCATAGACATCACCATCAACCCTGACTCGAATATAACCACTCGCTGATAATTGTTCAAATAATTTAACAAATTCACCTTTACGCTCAGTCACAACGGGTGCTAGTAGCATATAACGGTTTTCAGCCGGTAATGCCATGATACTATCAACCATTTGTGATACCGTTTGAGCGGCTAACGGTAAATCATGTTTCGGGCAGCGTGGTTCGCCAATTCGAGCGAAAAGCAGGCGCAAATAATCATAAATTTCGGTAATTGTTCCCACTGTTGAACGAGGATTGTGCGAAGTTGATTTTTGCTCAATCGAAATCGCTGGTGATAAACCTTCAATATGATCAACATCGGGTTTTTCCATCAATGATAAAAATTGACGTGCATAAGCCGATAATGACTCAACATAACGTCGTTGCCCTTCAGCATAGAGAGTATCAAATGCTAACGAAGATTTACCTGATCCCGAAAGACCCGTTATTACAACCAGCTTATCTCTTGGAATAGTAACATTAATATTTTTTAGATTGTGCGTTCGCGCACCACGAATATCGATATCTTTGATTGACATAGATCTCTTCTTGTGTGTTTTAAACGAAATGAATTAGAAATAAACTGTATATTATACCAGTAATAATCGATTAAATATACCACATATATAATAGAACACATTATTTGCTATTATATACTCAAACGTATAGTTAACCTGAAACTTTTTGACAAGATTATTTGCTGAAATAAAAACGGTCTTTAGCGACCGTTTTTAGTCATTTATATTAATCAATTAGTTTTGGAGTTGCATCTAAAGGAATAATCGCACCACGATATTGAATGACCGTGCCTGCAACTAAATGGCCTTGTAATGCAGATTGTGAAGGATCTCGCCCACTTAAGCGTGCACCAAGATAACCTGCACTAAATGAATCCCCTGCTGCGGTTGTATCGATAACTTTATCTTTAGCGATTTTATTAGCTGGCACCTCAAAGCGACCTTCAGCACAATCAACAATGCAGCTATCGCTACCTCGTTTGATAATGATTTCAGTTACGCCAAAGTTTTTAGTACGCTCAATTACTTGCTCATAAGGCAATTTACCCCATAACAAATCTTCATCATCAAGCGTTAAAAATGCTATATCAGTGAAATTCAGAATATCGCTGTAAACACTTTGAGCTAAATCAAGGCTGCTCCATAAACGTGGACGGAAGTTATTATCAAAAATAACCTTACCACCATTAGCTTTAACTCTTTTTAAAAGATCTAATAATTTAAGAATACTTTCCGCATCTAAAATTGCAATACTGATACCACTTAAATAAATATAATCACATTGAGCAATCTGTTCGGTTACCTTGTCTGTTTCGGCGGTTTTTAACCAAAACTTAGCTGCTGCATCATTACGCCAGTAATAAAAAGAACGCTCCCCCTGATCATCTGTGACAATTGAGTAAAGTCCTGGCATCTTATCTGACATTCTTTGTACTAAATCAGTTTTAATATGCTCTTTTTGCCAACTATCAACCATCTCTTGGCTAAAAGGATCGGTGCCTAATCCAGTTACATAGTGAATTGCAAAGTCTTTACCTTGCAATAAACGTGATAAATAGACAGAAGTATTAAGTGTATCTCCACCAAAACTTCGTGTTGTCGAATCTTGTTTCATCGACAATTCAATCATACATTCGCCAATAACAGCGATATTTAAAGTCATATTGTACCTATATCCTTGACCTAATTATAAATAATCCAATGCGATTTTAACCACAACTTTACGAACCGTTGTAATCTTATTATTGATAGTACAGAGCGGTTTGTGAACTTCGTTGGGTAAAAATACGATAAAATCGTTCGACTGTAATATTAACATGGTTTCTTCTGGGGGTGTTTCGATAAAAGCGATATCATTATCTGCTAATTTGTCGTCTAACACCTTAGTGTGGGGCGGTAAGGTGCTTACTGCCATTCCCTCCTGCCCTTCCAATACGATTTGTACATCAAGGTATTTTTTATGAAACTCAGGATTAGCCTCATGAATATGTCGCAAAGTGCTATCAGACACCATAAAAAACATATTATCGCCATCAATATCATAACGTCCTACTGGCGTATTGCTGTTAACATTATCTTTAATATATTCGATTGATTGCTTAATTTTGGTGGGTAAATATGGGATTAAATCCAAATGATTAATATTACCTAAAATCATACTCAATGATCCTTTACAAATTGATGAAAACAAATAAGGCTAATTGAATTACGCATAACAAAAACTTACCATGTTAAACTAATTAAATTGATAAAGAGTATATACTTAAGCCGAGCTTTTTTGTAGATCTTAAAACATAAAAAGAGTTTATAATCTGCTAACGTTATCAGTTCTATTTCGATAAAATAAATAAATTATCGAAAAACGATAAAATGCATATTTTATTTTAGGCTCGATGTGGTTAGTCTACGACAAGATTAACCCTATGATAGATGATAATGAACCTGTTATAAGAATTAAAATAAAAAAAATTTCAATGGCTTAGGTGGATAGAGCTGAAATTGTTTTTTTATAATAAAAGAGATGAACTAACGCTATGAAATTCGGATATTAATACAACTCATTTTTACCTAAATTTAGTATCAATTTATGTGAAAAAATTCAGCTAAACGATCATGTTGAGTCATAATTATGAATGAATTAGAAAAACTGTGCCAAGATTTAAAAGTACCACTCGGTAATGGACAGGATTGGGAATATGAATTAGCGAACGAATATCGAACACCGCAATGGTTAGCTAAATATTTGTCTGCATATCTTCATAATAATTACTCAACATTTCAAAAACACATATTAATGAATTTATGTATCGATATTTGTAATGATTTATTCACCGCTGATCCTAATCAAAATCAACCTATTATTCACCAAGTATTAAATATCCTTTATAACGATTATGCTCAGCATTGGCAACTTATTGATTATTGGGCATTACCCGATGAACCACTAGAGGATTGCTTTGAGATAACGTCAGAAATAAGAAAACTGAGGCAAAAATATCTTGCAAATGCCCATGAATGGCTTGCTTTAAATCAGGCTCAACAAAATTTATTGATTGCGAAACAGAATTTTCGACAATGTCCTGATTTTTTTATACAACTACAAATCGCTCTCAATTCTTCATCACAACAAACATACGCATTAACATTAATCCATGATGATGGATTGAATGATGATCAATTAAGCCAGTTACTATCCACTCTTATTAATATTGCTTTAGAAGGCAATGACGAACAAAGTGTTATTGCACATAAAATATTAATGAAAAACAAAAATAATCAATATATTAATCAAAAAATCGCTAATTTATTACTAATTAATTATATTGATGATCTCAATTATTACGATGAGATTATCTATCGCAGAATGACTGAATTGTTGCATGATTTAAATAATTCTTTTTTAATCGAACAGTTTATAAATCGATGTAAAAACATTGATGATCCAGAAGTTGCTCAAAACTATCC
Proteins encoded:
- the truC gene encoding tRNA pseudouridine(65) synthase TruC, which produces MFEILYQDNDLIAINKPSGWLVHRSWLDKHETVVVMQTLRDQIGQHVFPVHRLDRPTSGVLLFALSSEIARLMSEQFATKQIEKTYHAIVRGYVEGEAVIDYPLVEELDKIADKFADTNKPAQEAVTAYRGISKIEVPIKVGKFDTARYSFVELKPKTGRKHQLRRHMKHIFHPILGDSKHGDLHQNRAFAEFFSIKRLMLHASKLQITHPISHKTITIEASLDQQWQDILLKFI
- a CDS encoding YiiX/YebB-like N1pC/P60 family cysteine hydrolase; the encoded protein is MKVYRFIPIIFVLLLNLVWADEREQFTHQHDNLSYNIKVGDWIFRKGVQVDSLIAHQFSGGKFSHIGMVVSINPDIKIIHATTSDDENYPNQVIISSFDEFITPELAEKYAIARPNFLSEIQNQQIANELLTKQGQAFVLASREEPHLYCTTLLYDAIIKYQPDFSLQWQHTQFPFFSGDYLFPSAFANHPDITWIYHYPTLN
- a CDS encoding pyridoxal phosphatase; its protein translation is MKYKAVAFDMDGTLLTTDRLVLPETAEMIKKISSKGVKVILVSGRHHSVIYPYYYQLQLSTPAICCNGTYLYDFEKQQSLAAKPMTKEQAKTLLNLVHQYGIHTLIYTDRVMTYEVLDDHLEGFFKWVHSLPDYLQPEIDKVESFEKVIEEAKAVYKFATSSHNIPVLQEFSKAVDALGCFSCEWSWSNRADVAIKGNTKGNGLSHWAALENIDLSEIVAFGDSYNDISMLSIAGLGIAMGNADEEVKAKASYAIGDNNSPSIAAELEKLFL
- the plsY gene encoding glycerol-3-phosphate 1-O-acyltransferase PlsY is translated as MTLQILLMIIIAYLSGSLSGALIVSRMMHLRNPLEYGSHNPGATNMLRINGKLPAMLVLVFDMLKGTIPVYIAYRIGISPFFLGMVGIAACLGHIFPCFFGFHGGKGVATALGMMMPIGLDFTGCFILTWLLALLVTGYSSVASIVGFLFAPLYVWLFKPELTLPVTMLSCVIIIRHSSNIMRLFKGEEPKSLYLKGKNKH
- the uvrA gene encoding excinuclease ABC subunit UvrA, which produces MKDIDIRGARTHNLKNINVTIPRDKLVVITGLSGSGKSSLAFDTLYAEGQRRYVESLSAYARQFLSLMEKPDVDHIEGLSPAISIEQKSTSHNPRSTVGTITEIYDYLRLLFARIGEPRCPKHDLPLAAQTVSQMVDSIMALPAENRYMLLAPVVTERKGEFVKLFEQLSASGYIRVRVDGDVYDLSDPPTLELQKKHTIEVVVDRFRIRDDLKLRLAESIETVLSITNGIVKVANLDDPQAEEHLFSANFACPICGYSISELEPRLFSFNNPAGACPECDGLGVQQYFDAKRIVQMPEVSLAAGAIKGWDRRNFYYFQMLKSLAEHYKFDIDQPYEKLPEKVKDILLNGSGKTEIQFTYSNDRGDVVKRVHPFEGIINNLARRYKETESQTIREELAKYISNRPCPCCHGSRLCTTARHVFINDTNLPTISDLSTQQAKDFFDKLSLTGQRAQIAEKILKEINDRLQFLINVGLNYLTLSRSAETLSGGEAQRIRLASQIGAGLVGVMYVLDEPSIGLHQRDNTRLIDTLTHLRDLGNTVIVVEHDEEAILAADYVIDIGPGAGVHGGEVVAQGTPKQIMTSKTSLTGQYLSGKQKIEIPANRTKVDKTKMLSLIGATGNNLKDVTLNIPVGLFTCITGVSGSGKSTLINDTLYPLAQNELNGAEKSDIAPYKAIEGLDYFDKVIAIDQSPIGRTPRSNPATYTGFFTSIRELYAGVPEARARGYNPGRFSFNVKGGRCEACQGDGLIKVEMHFLPDIYVPCDQCHGARYNRETLEIKYKGKSINEILNMTVEEGREFFDAVPMIARKLQTLIDVGLAYITIGQSATTLSGGEAQRVKLAKELSKRDTGSTLYILDEPTTGLHFADVKQLLAQLHSLRDKGNTIVVIEHNLDVVKTADWIVDLGPEGGNGGGEIIAEGTPEEVSKSKKSYTGQYLKPLLEKQ
- a CDS encoding YhcH/YjgK/YiaL family protein; translation: MILGNINHLDLIPYLPTKIKQSIEYIKDNVNSNTPVGRYDIDGDNMFFMVSDSTLRHIHEANPEFHKKYLDVQIVLEGQEGMAVSTLPPHTKVLDDKLADNDIAFIETPPEETMLILQSNDFIVFLPNEVHKPLCTINNKITTVRKVVVKIALDYL
- a CDS encoding DUF4878 domain-containing protein, with protein sequence MKLLVKFFSVFLLALMITACSSQEDGPEGAAKEFMSAMYKGDLDKVTSLLYFPEEKDSSDMMLMEGMVKSKMKIAVDQAAELGKKHGGVDKIECTLVNYTNEEKTQAKVLATTYFKDGTKDEVHGATTVIKVNGKWLVAFKI
- the recR gene encoding recombination mediator RecR, with product MQISPLLDSLMEALRCLPGVGPKSAQRMAFHLLQRNRQGGIKLAHELHEAMINIGHCNECRTFTEQETCTICANVRRQSSGQLCVVETPADIVAIEQTGQYSGRYFVLLGHLSPLDGIGPSDIGLDLLKKKLASEAINEVILATNPTVEGDATANYIAQMCGEFNVVATRIAHGVPVGGELEMVDGTTLSHSFVGRQKIEF
- a CDS encoding sugar kinase; protein product: MTLNIAVIGECMIELSMKQDSTTRSFGGDTLNTSVYLSRLLQGKDFAIHYVTGLGTDPFSQEMVDSWQKEHIKTDLVQRMSDKMPGLYSIVTDDQGERSFYYWRNDAAAKFWLKTAETDKVTEQIAQCDYIYLSGISIAILDAESILKLLDLLKRVKANGGKVIFDNNFRPRLWSSLDLAQSVYSDILNFTDIAFLTLDDEDLLWGKLPYEQVIERTKNFGVTEIIIKRGSDSCIVDCAEGRFEVPANKIAKDKVIDTTAAGDSFSAGYLGARLSGRDPSQSALQGHLVAGTVIQYRGAIIPLDATPKLID